The window ACCGCGGCTTCGAGGGACTGACGGGACGCTATACGACGTGGGTCGGACGGCTGCTGTCGCGGCCCGCCCGCGTCATGCTGATCTACGGCGCTCTCGTCGGGGCCCTGCTCGTGAGCTACGACAGGCTGCCGACCGCCTTCGTGCCGGACGAGGACCAGGGGACGTTCATGACGTCCTTCACGCTGCCGGCCGATGCCACCGCCGAGCGGACCCGGGCGCTCGTGGAACGCTTCGACCGCCACATCGTGGCGCGTCCCGACATCGCCAACAATCTCTCGATCATGGGCTTCGGCTTCTCAGGCTCCGGCGCGAACACGGCGATGGCGTTCACGACGCTGCGCGATTTCGACGCTCGCAAGGGCAGCACGGGTGAGGAGATGCTCGCCGCCGAACGGGCGATGCAGGAGGCGACCGAAGGGGAGGTACTCGTCATGAAGCCGCCGGCCATCGACGAACTGGGCACGACCTCGGGCGTCTCGCTGCGGCTCGTCGACCGCGCCGGCCGCGACCCGGGCGCCTTGCGGGCGGCGTCGGAAACGCTGGTCGCACGCGCCGGCCGAAGCCCGCTCCTGCGCAGCGTGCGGGTCGACGGCCTGCCCGACGGGCCGAGCGTCAAGCTCTCCGTCGACCGCCAGAAGGCCGGTGCGCTCGGGGTCTCCTTCTCGGCCATCAGCGATATGCTCGGCTCTGCGATGGGCTCGACCTACGTCAACGACTTTCCGCGTGCGGGGAGCCTCCAGCAGGTCATCGTGCAGGCGGAGGCGAAGGACCGCATGCAGGTCGAGGACGTGCTGAAGCTCTATGTCCGCAACGACAAGGGCGGAATGGTCCCGCTGTCCGAAGTGGTGACGCCGCAATGGTCTGTCAGCCCGCTGCAGCTCAACCGCTACAACGGCTACCCCTCGCTGAGCCTGTCGGGCGAGGCCGCGCCCGGGGTGTCGAGCGGCACCGCCATGGCCGAGATCGAACGGATCGCCGCCGGGCTTCCCGCCGGCTTCTCGGTGGAATGGACGGGCCAGTCACTCCAAGAGCGCCAGTCGGGCGCTGAGGCGCCGCTGCTCGCCGTCTTCTCCGTAGTCGTCGTGTTCCTGGTCCTGGCCGCCCTCTACGAAAGCTGGGCGATCCCGTTGTCGGTCATGCTCGTCGTGCCGCTCGGGGTCATCGGCGCCGTCGCGGCGGTGTCCCTGCGCGGCCTCGAGAACGACGTGTTCTTCAAGGTGGGCTTGATCGCCTTGATCGGCCTTTCGGCGAAGAACGCCGTCCTGATCGTCGAATTCGCCCGCAAGCTGCGCGGGGAGGGGCGGTCGCTGCGCGACGCGACCATCGAGGCGGCCCGGCTGCGGCTGCGCCCCATTTTCATGACCTCGCTCGCCTTCACCCTCGGCATCCTGCCCCTGGTCATCGCCAAAGGCCCGAGTTCCGAAACGCAGAACGCGCTCGGCACCGGTCTCTTCGGCGGCATGATCTCGGCCACGCTGCTGGGCGTGGTCTTCGTGCCCGTGTTCTTCGTCGTCGTCATGCGGCTCGCGGGCCGAAAGGCTGCGGTCGCGGGCCCGGCTGCGGCCGCTCCGGCCGGGGAATGACCGCGGCGCGCGCCCTGCCGGCCGCAAGGCCCGCCTTTTCTGGACAGGAATGATCGGATGACAGCCTCACGGACCGAACGCCGCGTCACCCTCGATGTCGCCGCCGAGGACGATCGGCCCCACTTCGTCGCGACGCTTCAGGAAGCCTTCGCCATCGCCGTGATCGAAGAGTTCGGCATCTTGGGCGACGGGCCGGTCCCCTCCGAGGAGGACGTGACCGCCTTGTTCGAGGCGCCCAACGCCGTCGTCCTGCGCGTTCTGGAGGACGGCGCGTGGGTGGGCGGCGCCGTCGTCTCGATCGACGCCGAGACCCAGCACAACGCGCTCGATTTCTTCTTCGTCAACGCCGGCGAAAGCGGCCGCGGTCTCGGCCGCAAGGCATGGACCGCGATCGAGGAGGCCTACCCCCTCACCAAGGTGTGGATCACCCACACCCCTCATTTCGAGAAGCGCAACATCCACTTCTACGTGAACGTCTGCGGCTTCCGCATCGTCGAATATTACAATTCCCGCCACCCCGATCCGCATCATCCTGAAGATCCGAGCTGGCCGGAGCTCGGGGGCATGTTCCGCTTCGAAAAGCGCATGTGATCCGACGGGACCGAAGCGGGGCAACCCCTTCGACCGGCAGGCAGGCGGCCACTCTCGACACCGGTGCCTAGCATGCCGATCACGGCAGGGTCGGAATGGCGACGTCTCCTCGGGTGTGTCTTTCGTCAAGACGGCGGGATCGCGGCCCGAAGCCATTGCCGATTAAGCCTGGATGCGACGCAGGCGACGAGATCGACGCGGGCGTCGGAATTTGTCGAAAGCGCCGCGAGCGTTCCATAACAAAGATTATCTGAACGAAAGCTGTAGGCGGGGCAGATTCCATTTTCAAATGCAACGAAGGCATAAATGGTCATGATCTCAGGAGGATGGAATGGCCCGCTCCTTTGTGCATCTGAGTTTGGAGGAACGCCGCGTCGTCGCGCGGATGCATGGCGAGAAGAGCACGCAAGCCGAGATTGCCCGTACGCTGCGCCGGGACCGCTCGACGATCTGCCGGGAGCTGCGACGCAATTTCTGGCACGACCCCGAAGTTCCGATTGCCGAGGGCTACTGGCATCTGACGGCGCATGACATGGCTGCGGATCGGCGTCGCAAGTACCGCAAGCTGCTGCGTCATCCCGAGCTTTGCGCAGCGGTCGTGGATCGGCTGAAGAGCGGCTGGTCGCCGGAGCAGATTTCCGGACGGCTGAGGCTTGCCGGTGGTTCGTCTGCCAGATTGAGCCACGAGACGATCTATCAGTACGTCTATTCTCGCGAGGGCCGGGATCAGCAGTTGGCCCAGTATCTGCCTGCCTGAGCGGCGAAGGAAGCGGAGGCCGAGATACGCTCGTAAGCCGAGAAATCTCATCTTTCCAATCGAATGCGCCATTCGCAACAGACCCGATGTCATTAACTCCCGGAGCGAATTCGGCCATTGGGAAGCGGATCTAATGATCTTCAGAAAGGAACACGGCTCCGCCAACGTCGCCACGGTCATTGAACGCAAGAGCCGCTATACTGTTCTGTTCCGCAACAATGACAGGCGGTCGAAGCCGATCATGAGCCAATTGATCTACCATCTGTCGCCCCTGCCCGCGCAAGCCCGACGAAGCCTGACGTTTGATCGAGGCCTCGAGTTCGTCTCATGGCGTGAACTGGAGAGCGGAATGGGAGCGGCAGCGTGGTTCTGCGACCCGCAAGCGCCCTGGCAAAAAGGCACTGTCGAGAACACCAACAAGCGCGTCCGGCGCTACCTGCCGCCAGACACTATCGTGCTGGATGTGACTGATCAGGACATCCGCAAACTCTGCGAACGGCTCAACGACACGCCACGCAAATGTCTGGGGTTCCAGACACCGAGGGAGACCTTTCGCCGGCATCTGTCGGCTGTGGAATTGGAACGCGTATAGCTCTCTAATGAGCGTTGCATTCAACCTGGAATCTGCCCGCCAAGTGCGAATGGCGCATCTCAATGTTGTTTCCCTGACAAGTGCGAGGACTGCTTTTCTGCGCAGTTTTGCTGTTGCTGCGGTCCAAGCACGTTTCAGCCGCGATCGGCAAATGCGGTCATCGCAAAGCTGATGAAGCTCGACAGCCGGGGCGTCATGCGGCGGTCGCGGTAATAGAGCAGCGACACCGTCCGCTCGCCGGGGTTCCAGTCCGGCAGCACCTGAGCGAGGCGTCCGGCCGCGAGATCCGGGCCGATCAACATCAGCGGCTGCAGAATGATGCCGAGCCCGGCCTGCGCGGCAACGCGCAAGGCTTGGCCGCTGTTGACGCGAACGGCCGCGCGTGGCGTCACCTCGACGACCTCGCCGGCGCGGGTGAGACGCCACGGCGCGCGGGCGGCCGGGGTGAACAGAACGGCCTCGTGGTGCGCCAGATCGCTCGGGTGGCTTGGTATGCCCGCCCGCGCGAGATAGCCCGGCGCGGCGCAGAGCGCCATGCGGTAGGCGGTCAGCCGGCGCGCGATCAGCCGCCCATCGGGCGGCGTCGCGATGCGGAAGGCGACGTCGAACCCCTCCTCGATGAGATCGACATTCCGATCGGTCAGCACGATGTCGAGGATCACATCCGGTGCCGCTGTCCGATACGGCTCGAGCGAGGCCATCAGGACCTCGGAGCCGAACGTCACGGGCGCGGTGATGCGCAACAGGCCGCTCGGCACCCGGCGCACGGTCTCCGCCTCCTGATCCGACAGGGCGACGCGTTCGAGGATGTCGCGGCACTGATCGAGATAGCTCGCGCCGAATTCCGTCAGGCTCTGGCGCCGGGTGGTCCGGTTGATCAGCCGTGTCCCAAGGCGGTCCTCAAGCGCGGCGATGTGCTGACCGACCATCGCCGAAGTGAGGCCGAGCCGCGGCGCTGCCGCGCTCATCGAGCCAGCCTCCACGACGGAGATGAAGGTTCGCATGGCCCGAAAGAGATCCATTCAAAAGCCGAGCTTTGAAATGATGCCAGGAAATCTGGAATTAACAGGCCGGCAAGGCTCAATCAATGTCCCGACATCCTTTCACCCCCCTCGGAGCCACGACATGACCAAGGCGCGATTCGCCGACAAGACCGTTCTGATCACCGGGGCCGGGACCGGCATGGGGCGCGCGGCGGCCCTGCGGCTTGCCGCGGAGGGCGCTCGCCTCGCCCTGCTCGGGCGCCGCGCCGAGCCGCTGCGGGAGCTCGCCGCAACCTTGGCTGGGGAGGGCGGCGAGGCGATCGCCCTCCCCTGCGACATCACGCAAGAAGACGCTGTTGCCGCCGCCGTCGACGAGAGCATCGTTCGGTTCGGCCGTCTCGACGGTCTCTTCGCCAATGCCGGCGAACTTGGCACCTTCAAGCCGATGCGCCAGACGACCGGCCGCGACTTCGATGATCTCATCGCGACCAACCTGAAGGGAACCTTCTTCGTGGTGCGGCAATGCCTGCCCCATCTCGACGGCGGTGCGATCCTCATCAACGCCTCTTGGACGGCGGCCGGCGTGATGCCCATGATCGGCGCCTACGCCAGCACCAAAGGCGCCCTTCTGTCTCTGATGCGCACGCTCGCCGTCGAGGAAGGCGCGCGCGGCATCCGGGTGAATGCCATCAATCCGGGCATCATCTTCACCCGCATGGCCGAGGAGAATCTCGATGCCGCGTTCGCGGCCCGGCTTGCCGCCCACACCCCGCTCGGTCGCAACGGGCGGCCGGAGGATATCGCCGGCACCGTCGCGTGGTTGTTGTCCGAGGATGCCGCGTTCGTCACCGGCCAGGAGATCACCATCGACGGCGGCTTCACGCTCGGCGGCATTCGGCTTTAGAAGGGGGCAACGCCCTCGCCTCCCCTCGGACGCCGCCGGGCTGGCGCGATCCCGATGGCTCGCGCCGCGTCGCGCGCGCGGGCTAGAGCTTCACGGCGAATTCGCGGGCCCAGAGGCGCAAGGCTCGACACCGCTCGACGAACGTCCCGGCCGACGCGCCGTCCTCCAGATCGATAAGACCTTCGTCGGCGTCGGCCTCGACCCCGGCCTTCGCGAGCAGCGGCAGCGCCGCGGCCGAGAAGGCGATGAACTTGCAATGGGCGAACGCGTCGGCCACGAAATCGCGGGCGGCCGCCTCCCCCGTCAGGCGCTCCGCGCCCTCCTCGGAGACGACCAGGGCCACCGCGTCGAACAGCACGGACGGCGCCCCGTCGATCATGTGCTTGGCAGGGATCTTCGTGCCATCCGCTGCCTCGGCGCCGCCGACCTTCGGCGCCACCACCTCCATCGTCGCCCCTTCTCGTGCGAGCGCAGCCTCGAGGCGCTGAAGCAAGGCCCCGTCGCAACCGTCGCTGACGAGGACGCCGACCTTGCGCCCGGCGAAGCTCGGTGGCCCGTTCTCGATGATGCTGAGGGCCGGCGATGGGGGCAGATCGTCGCGCGGCTCGACCGCCGCATCGGCGGGCTGCGGCAGCTCGTCGAACCCGAGCTTGTCGGCCACGGTGGCGGCGAGCCCCTCGTCGATGTTGAGGAGATGGGCGACCATCCGCTCGCGGATGACCGGATCCTCGCATTTGCTGAGCTCGAAAGTCAGCGCCATGGCGATGTGCTTCTGCTCGGTCACCGTCTGGCTGACGAAGAACTGGCGGGCCTGACTATAATGGTCGGCGAAGCTCTCGGCCCGCAGGCGCGCCTTGGGCGCTGCGATCTCTTCCGGAAATGTACGGAAGCCGCGGACGGGATCCTCCCGCGGGCCGTCGCCCCGGGAGTTCGGCTGGTAGTTCGTGCGCCCCGCCGGATTGCGCATCGCCATGTGGCCGTCCTGCTGGAAATGAGCGAACGGGCATTTGGGGGCGTTGATCGGCAGGTGAGTGAAGTTCGGGCTGCCGAGGCGCTTCAATTGGGTGTCGAGATAGGAGAAGTTGCGGCCCTGCAGCAGGGGATCGTTGGAGAAATCGATGCCCGGCGGCACGTTCTGCGTCATGAACGCGACTTGCTCGGTCTCGGCGAAGAAATTGTCCGGCATCCGGTCGAGAACGAGGCGTCCGACCGGGATGGGGGGCAGCACCTCCTCGGGGATGATCTTGGTCGGGTCGAGCACGTCGAAAGCGAACTGATCGGCGAAGTCCTGGTCGAACACTTGGACGCGAAGCTCCCATTCCGGGAAATTGCCGGACTGGACTGCGTCCCAAAGGTCGCGCCGGTGAAAGTCGGGATCGGCGCCGTTGATCTTCACGGCCTCGTTCCAAACCACCGATTGCAGGCCGAGCTTCGGCTTCCAGAGGAACTTCACGAAGGTCGAGTCGTCGCTTTCGTTCAGGAAGCGGAACGTGTGGACGCCGAAGCCTTCCATGAAGCGGAACGACCGCGGGATCGCCCGATCGGACATGACCCACATGATCATGTGCATCGATTCCGGGGTGAGCGAGATGAAGTCCCAAAAATTGTCGTGGGCCGATTGCGCCTGGGGGAAGGCGCGGTCCGGCTCCGGCTTGACCGAGTGGATCAAGTCCGGAAACTTGATCGCATCCTGAATGAAGAAAACCGGGATGTTGTTGCCGACGAGGTCCCAGTTGCCCTCCTTCGTATAGATCTTCACCGCGAAGCCACGCACGTCCCGGGCGAGGTCGAACGAGCCCTTGGAACCCGCGACGGTCGAGAAGCGCACGAAGGCCGGGGTTTTCTCGCCGGCGCGCTGAAAGACGTCGGCGCGGGTATAGCGCGCGAGGGACTCGTACGTTTCGAAATAGCCATGGGCGCCGTAGCCGCGGGCATGGACGACGCGCTCGGGAATGCGCTCGTGATCGAAATGGAAAATCTTCTCGCGGAAGTGGAAGTCTTCGAGGAGGCTGGGGCCCCGGGCTCCTATCCTGAGCGCGTTCTGATCGTCGGCGACCGGCCCGCCCTGGGCGGTGGTCAGAACCGGGGTGCCTTCCGCCGCGATCTGATGCAGTTCGCCGCCTTGGCCGAGGAGTAAGGTCTGATCGTGGATCGTCGCCGTCTTCGGTGTCGCCGTCTTGGGTGTCGCTGGCTTGGTCTTGCGTGCCATGGGCGTGCGCTCCCTCACGTTTGCCGTGCCGGACGATTGCCCGCACTGCCTCCCTAACTCGTGGGACTGCGTTTTGTTGCGCGCGCCGTTTGGGTGGGGATATTCAGTGTTGATGAAGTAATTTTTGACGTATTTATAATGTAATAGGACTCTAACGACTGAATGGCCTTGTCGATCAGTTTATGTGCAATGACGTTCGAGGCGGACGCGGCGCGCGGGGGCGGCATCCCCGCTATCTGGATCGGCGGCGCATGACGCGTGCGGCGCTCAATTTGGGCGACCGCTTCGCATACGCCGCCGCCCGAGAGTTCGCGCTATAGGGACATATGAAAATCGTGGCTCTTGCCGTCGAGGGGGATCCCGGTGAAGCTGTCCGATGACGGGATGCGAACGCCGTCGAGTTGCCGGTAAGGCTCGCCATCCCGTGCGGCACGAACGTCGATCCTGCAGGTGGTGTCGCCGAGCGCGATTGTGGCCGCGAAGCCAGGCCACCCTGCGGGGATGCAGGGATCGACCAAGAGGTATGCCCCCTTCCGGCGGATGCCGAGAATGCCCTCGACGCCGGCGCGGTGCATCCAGCCGGCCGCGCCCGTGTACCAGGTCCAGCCACCGCGCCCAATGTGAGGTGCCACGGAATAGATGTCGGCCGCGACGACGTAGGGCTCGACCTTGTAGCGCTCGGCCTGTTCGGGTGTGTCAGCGTGGTTGATGGGATTGAGAAGGTCGAACAGATCGAATGCTTTGTCGCCCTCGCCCAGTTTCGCGAAGGCGAAGATCGCCCACATGGCGGCATGACTATATTGTCCGCCATTCTCGCGCAGACCCGGCGGATAGCCCTTGATGTAGCCGGGATCGAGTGTCGTCGTGTCGAAGGGCGGGGTGAACAGCAGAGCGAGGCCCTCCTCGCGGCGGATCAGATGCCGCTCGAGCGAGGCCATCGCCGTAGCCGCGCGCGCAGGGTCGGCGGCGCCGGACAGCACCGCCCAGGATTGCGCGATGGAATCGATGCGGCACTCGCCGCTATCATGAGATCCGAGCCAGGTGCCGTCGTCGAATGTGGCCCGGCGATACCATTCCCCATCCCAGGCCGAACGCTCCAGCGCCTCCAGGACCGACGCGGCATGGGCACGCCAGCGACGGGCGCGTTCGGGATCACGCTCCTCCGCGACGGGGGCGAGCAGCTCGATCGTGCGGATGAGCAGCCAGCCGAGCCAGACGCTTTGGCCCTTGCCGCCCTCCCCGACGCGATTCA is drawn from Segnochrobactrum spirostomi and contains these coding sequences:
- the katE gene encoding catalase; translation: MARKTKPATPKTATPKTATIHDQTLLLGQGGELHQIAAEGTPVLTTAQGGPVADDQNALRIGARGPSLLEDFHFREKIFHFDHERIPERVVHARGYGAHGYFETYESLARYTRADVFQRAGEKTPAFVRFSTVAGSKGSFDLARDVRGFAVKIYTKEGNWDLVGNNIPVFFIQDAIKFPDLIHSVKPEPDRAFPQAQSAHDNFWDFISLTPESMHMIMWVMSDRAIPRSFRFMEGFGVHTFRFLNESDDSTFVKFLWKPKLGLQSVVWNEAVKINGADPDFHRRDLWDAVQSGNFPEWELRVQVFDQDFADQFAFDVLDPTKIIPEEVLPPIPVGRLVLDRMPDNFFAETEQVAFMTQNVPPGIDFSNDPLLQGRNFSYLDTQLKRLGSPNFTHLPINAPKCPFAHFQQDGHMAMRNPAGRTNYQPNSRGDGPREDPVRGFRTFPEEIAAPKARLRAESFADHYSQARQFFVSQTVTEQKHIAMALTFELSKCEDPVIRERMVAHLLNIDEGLAATVADKLGFDELPQPADAAVEPRDDLPPSPALSIIENGPPSFAGRKVGVLVSDGCDGALLQRLEAALAREGATMEVVAPKVGGAEAADGTKIPAKHMIDGAPSVLFDAVALVVSEEGAERLTGEAAARDFVADAFAHCKFIAFSAAALPLLAKAGVEADADEGLIDLEDGASAGTFVERCRALRLWAREFAVKL
- a CDS encoding GNAT family N-acetyltransferase, giving the protein MTASRTERRVTLDVAAEDDRPHFVATLQEAFAIAVIEEFGILGDGPVPSEEDVTALFEAPNAVVLRVLEDGAWVGGAVVSIDAETQHNALDFFFVNAGESGRGLGRKAWTAIEEAYPLTKVWITHTPHFEKRNIHFYVNVCGFRIVEYYNSRHPDPHHPEDPSWPELGGMFRFEKRM
- a CDS encoding SDR family NAD(P)-dependent oxidoreductase; the encoded protein is MTKARFADKTVLITGAGTGMGRAAALRLAAEGARLALLGRRAEPLRELAATLAGEGGEAIALPCDITQEDAVAAAVDESIVRFGRLDGLFANAGELGTFKPMRQTTGRDFDDLIATNLKGTFFVVRQCLPHLDGGAILINASWTAAGVMPMIGAYASTKGALLSLMRTLAVEEGARGIRVNAINPGIIFTRMAEENLDAAFAARLAAHTPLGRNGRPEDIAGTVAWLLSEDAAFVTGQEITIDGGFTLGGIRL
- a CDS encoding LysR family transcriptional regulator, whose amino-acid sequence is MDLFRAMRTFISVVEAGSMSAAAPRLGLTSAMVGQHIAALEDRLGTRLINRTTRRQSLTEFGASYLDQCRDILERVALSDQEAETVRRVPSGLLRITAPVTFGSEVLMASLEPYRTAAPDVILDIVLTDRNVDLIEEGFDVAFRIATPPDGRLIARRLTAYRMALCAAPGYLARAGIPSHPSDLAHHEAVLFTPAARAPWRLTRAGEVVEVTPRAAVRVNSGQALRVAAQAGLGIILQPLMLIGPDLAAGRLAQVLPDWNPGERTVSLLYYRDRRMTPRLSSFISFAMTAFADRG
- a CDS encoding multidrug efflux RND transporter permease subunit translates to MPHFFIERPVFAWVIAIFIVLAGLVAIPQLPVSRFPVIAPPSIVISATYTGASPQTINDSITVPIERELASVKNVLYFDSTADSSGTASITVTFKPGTDPELAQIDVQNRLKAVEQRLPESVRRTGLSVEGVTSGFLMIVSLRSESGRADSRALEDYLVRQLAPELRRVPGVGRVQSFGSEAAMRVWIDPARLVSYSVSMAEVVQAIQAQNVPVAPGRLGEAPATPGQMVSVPLSLDGQLKTPEAFAAIVLRSNPDGSKLTLGDVARVEIGAQTMGFSIFDGGKLGTAAAIQLAPGANAVSTSDGVKARLAGLAPSMPEGVAYAVSYDTAPFVKLSISKVVQTLAEAMALVFLIMLLFLQNIRYTLIPAIVAPIALLGTFAVMWAIGYSINVLTMFGMVLAIGIIVDDAIVVVENVERLMATEGLSPRDASRRAMHEITGAVVGITLVLTAVFLPMGLAGGSVGAIYRQFTVSLATSILFSAFLALSLTPALCATILKPVVHHRRRRGFFAWFNRGFEGLTGRYTTWVGRLLSRPARVMLIYGALVGALLVSYDRLPTAFVPDEDQGTFMTSFTLPADATAERTRALVERFDRHIVARPDIANNLSIMGFGFSGSGANTAMAFTTLRDFDARKGSTGEEMLAAERAMQEATEGEVLVMKPPAIDELGTTSGVSLRLVDRAGRDPGALRAASETLVARAGRSPLLRSVRVDGLPDGPSVKLSVDRQKAGALGVSFSAISDMLGSAMGSTYVNDFPRAGSLQQVIVQAEAKDRMQVEDVLKLYVRNDKGGMVPLSEVVTPQWSVSPLQLNRYNGYPSLSLSGEAAPGVSSGTAMAEIERIAAGLPAGFSVEWTGQSLQERQSGAEAPLLAVFSVVVVFLVLAALYESWAIPLSVMLVVPLGVIGAVAAVSLRGLENDVFFKVGLIALIGLSAKNAVLIVEFARKLRGEGRSLRDATIEAARLRLRPIFMTSLAFTLGILPLVIAKGPSSETQNALGTGLFGGMISATLLGVVFVPVFFVVVMRLAGRKAAVAGPAAAAPAGE